A window of Candidatus Methylomirabilota bacterium contains these coding sequences:
- the pstB gene encoding phosphate ABC transporter ATP-binding protein PstB, whose product MAEGILVKQLNAWFGEAHVLHDIDLAVTPAGVTAIIGPSGCGKSTFIRCLNRMHEVVPGARVSGTVLLEGEDVYTQDPVELRRRVGMVFQRANPFPTMSVFDNAVAGLRLGGVRSRSSLQEAAERALRQAALWDEVKDQLGKSGASLSGGQQQRLCIARALAVEPSVLLMDEPCSALDPIATAKIEELIHELKAPLTIVIVTHNMQQAARVSNWTGFFLLGQLIEFGVTKELFRIPRDPRTEAYITGRFG is encoded by the coding sequence ATGGCCGAGGGCATCCTGGTCAAGCAGCTCAACGCGTGGTTCGGGGAGGCCCACGTCCTCCACGACATCGACCTCGCCGTCACCCCGGCCGGCGTGACCGCGATCATCGGGCCGTCGGGCTGCGGGAAGTCGACCTTCATCCGATGCCTGAACCGGATGCACGAGGTGGTCCCGGGGGCCCGGGTCAGCGGGACCGTCCTCCTGGAGGGCGAGGACGTCTATACTCAGGATCCGGTCGAGCTCCGTCGGCGGGTCGGCATGGTGTTTCAGCGGGCGAACCCGTTTCCGACCATGTCCGTCTTCGACAACGCGGTGGCCGGGCTCCGGCTGGGCGGGGTCCGGAGCCGGAGTTCGCTGCAGGAGGCGGCCGAGCGGGCGCTCCGCCAGGCGGCGCTCTGGGACGAGGTGAAGGACCAGCTCGGGAAATCGGGGGCGAGCCTCTCGGGCGGCCAGCAGCAGCGCCTCTGCATCGCCCGGGCCCTGGCCGTGGAGCCGTCGGTGCTCCTGATGGACGAGCCGTGCTCGGCGCTGGACCCGATCGCGACGGCCAAGATCGAGGAGCTGATCCACGAGCTGAAGGCGCCCCTCACCATCGTCATCGTCACGCACAACATGCAGCAGGCGGCCCGCGTCTCGAACTGGACCGGCTTCTTCCTGCTGGGCCAGCTGATCGAGTTCGGGGTGACCAAGGAGCTGTTCCGCATCCCCCGGGACCCCCGGACCGAGGCGTACATCACCGGCCGCTTCGGGTGA